A genomic region of Verrucomicrobiota bacterium contains the following coding sequences:
- a CDS encoding serine/threonine-protein kinase has protein sequence MNESTKSLNSCPKCGVALPAAMTDGLCPRCLMAEAMVPTQTNSDSSSPQQTLALTELAPHFPQLDILECLGRGGMGVVYKARQKSLNRLVALKLLAPERVGDPQFAERFTREAKALAALNHPNIVTIHDFGQAGGFYYLLMEFVDGVNLRQAMKTARFTPEQALAIVPPVCEALQYAHEHGIVHRDIKPENLLLDKTGRVMIADFGVAKIMSGAGVPPASST, from the coding sequence ATGAACGAGTCAACAAAGTCATTAAACTCCTGCCCCAAGTGTGGCGTGGCCCTGCCGGCCGCCATGACCGATGGTTTGTGCCCCCGTTGTCTGATGGCGGAGGCGATGGTGCCGACCCAGACGAACTCCGATTCCTCTTCGCCACAACAGACGCTCGCGCTGACCGAACTCGCCCCGCACTTCCCCCAGCTTGATATTCTCGAATGCCTGGGGCGCGGCGGCATGGGGGTAGTCTATAAGGCGCGGCAGAAAAGTCTCAACCGTCTCGTTGCGCTCAAGCTCCTCGCCCCTGAGCGTGTGGGCGACCCGCAGTTCGCCGAACGATTTACACGCGAGGCAAAGGCGCTCGCCGCGCTGAATCACCCCAATATCGTCACCATTCATGATTTCGGCCAGGCGGGCGGGTTCTACTACCTGCTGATGGAGTTTGTGGACGGCGTGAACCTGCGGCAGGCCATGAAAACCGCCCGGTTCACCCCCGAGCAGGCGCTGGCTATCGTGCCGCCGGTGTGCGAGGCGCTGCAATACGCCCACGAGCACGGCATCGTCCACCGCGACATCAAGCCGGAGAACCTGCTGCTGGACAAGACTGGGCGCGTGATGATTGCCGACTTCGGCGTCGCCAAGATCATGAGTGGCGCGGGCGTCCCGCCCGCGAGTTCAACCTGA